A genomic stretch from Hoplias malabaricus isolate fHopMal1 chromosome 4, fHopMal1.hap1, whole genome shotgun sequence includes:
- the ngs gene encoding notochord granular surface has product MSKSPERMSSYRRHFEGALAASSSSCHIRVSSPSPVRRSASYSRARSSRRALSGTRTPRITSSVSMGALCVGMGIGGALDLEAAAAANQVFLSTRTSERQEMVTLNDRLAIYIEKVRSLEQQNKVLETEIDALKGRFVKPSGLRMMYEEQLRELRRIADQMKVQRDLAIAAKEAMAGQLEMVKIKYEEALEARKKAELEIKAFKPDVDAATSARIALEKQLENLEVELEFLQRIHKQEIEELMAQIYGTVAKVDVSFSLPDLSSALKQIQSQYDSIAAQNLQEMDAWYKAKFQDLNLASTQHVESVRGLREDINAYKKDIQNKERELELLKTRNEALQAQIREAQERHRKEEDVLEARIEALKLDMKAVKEKITLLLKEYQDLLNVKMALEIEITTYRKLIEGEDSRLTTMVRGLSLMGHSTPVSMGLVGASGVRLSGALGGTAATSSKVTSSSTGIQGTMQEFTREQAVEVTERKTVLIRTVRTEKDVVQSDTQECTITISGAADETE; this is encoded by the exons ATGAGTAAAAGCCCAGAGAGAATGTCCTCCTACAGGCGGCACTTTGAGGGTGCGCTCgccgcctcctcctcctcctgccacATCCGGGTCTCCAGCCCGTCTCCCGTGCGCCGCTCCGCCAGCTACAGCCGCGCGCGCAGCAGCCGCCGCGCACTGTCGGGCACGCGCACTCCGCGCATCACCAG CAGTGTGAGTATGGGTGCTCTGTGTGTTGGTATGGGCATTGGAGGAGCACTGGACCTGGAAGCTGCTGCCGCTGCCAACCAGGTATTCCTCAGCACACGCACCAGTGAGAGGCAGGAGATGGTCACCCTCAATGACCGCCTGGCCATCTACATCGAGAAG GTGCGCTCTCTGGAGCAGCAGAACAAAGTGCTGGAGACTGAGATCGATGCGCTGAAAGGCCGCTTTGTGAAGCCCTCAGGCCTGCGCATGATGTACGAGGAGCAGCTGAGAGAGCTGAGAAGGATTGCTGATCAGATGAAAGTCCAGAGG GACCTTGCCATTGCTGCTAAGGAGGCCATGGCAGGGCAGCTAGAGATGGTGAAAATAAAGTATGAAGAGGCCCTGGAAGCCAGGAAGAAAGCTGAGCTGGAGATTAAAGCTTTCAAACCG gaTGTTGATGCAGCAACGTCAGCCCGCATTGCTCTGGAGAAACAGCTGGAGAACCTGGAGGTGGAGCTGGAGTTCCTTCAGAGGATTCACAAACAG GAAATTGAAGAACTGATGGCTCAGATTTACGGAACCGTGGCCAAGGTCgatgtgtctttctctctgcctgATCTTTCCTCAGCGCTCAAGCAGATCCAGTCCCAATACGACAGCATTGCTGCACAGAACTTACAg GAAATGGACGCCTGGTATAAGGCGAAGTTTCAGGACCTGAACTTAGCATCAACACAACATGTAGAATCCGTCCGAGGCCTCAGAGAGGATATCAATGCATACAAGAAAGAC ATCCAGAACAAGGAGCGTGAGCTTGAGCTCCTTAAAACCAGGAACGAGGCTTTGCAGGCCCAGATCCGTGAAGCTCAGGAGAGACACAGGAAGGAGGAGGACGTCTTAGAG GCCCGCATTGAAGCTCTGAAGCTGGATATGAAGGCTGTGAAAGAGAAGATAACTCTGCTGCTGAAGGAGTATCAGGACCTGCTGAATGTGAAGATGGCTTTGGAGATTGAGATCACCACATACAG GAAGCTGATTGAAGGTGAGGATAGCCGTTTGACGACCATGGTGCGTGGCCTGTCTCTGATGGGCCACAGCACTCCTGTGAGCATGGGATTGGTCGGTGCATCAGGGGTCAGACTCAGTGGAGCTCTTGGTGGAACAGCTGCAACTTCATCAAAGGTCACGTCCTCCTCCACGGGCATCCAGGGGACAATGCAGGAGTTCACCCGCGAGCAGGCAGTGGAGGTGACAGAGAGGAAGACCGTCCTTATCAG AACAGTTAGGACAGAAAAGGACGTTGTTCAGAGTGACACACAGGAATGCACCATCACCATCTCCGGAGCGGCGGATGAGACGGAGTAG
- the pgm3 gene encoding phosphoacetylglucosamine mutase, with the protein MAQFQEVSQKSLLHPKPKGLMLQYGTAGFRTTAKDLDHVMFRMGLLATLRSKKTKSTIGVMVTASHNPEEDNGVKLIDPMGEMVTPAWEGYATQLANAEQEALCTVLKDIIEKEDINMSETASVFIGRDTRPSSENLSQAVLDGISSLGGNSKDYGLVTTPQLHYMVRCRNTNGSYGTDTLQGYYQKISQAFIKLIKNAKNHTDDQKRLLVDGANGIGALKLRELEIFLESALQVLLFNDGSNGKLNYMCGADYVKVQQKSPKGMGMEAGQRCCSFDGDADRIVYYYNDSVGCFHLLDGDKIATLISTYLKELLTQAGLNLQIAVVQTAYANGSSTLYLEDIMKVTVCCTKTGVKHLHHAAQNFDIGVYFEANGHGTVLFSQKAEEQIRQLAKDTNASDEKKHAAELLENTINLINQATGDAISDMLVIEAVLAVKGMTVQEWDSIYTDLPNRQLKVKVADRRVIDTKDAERRTVTPAGLQDAIDSLVKKYTKARAFVRPSGTEDVVRVYAEADTQESADGLAHEVSLAVYCLAGGVGEKP; encoded by the exons ATGGCCCAGTTTCAGGAGGTCTCCCAGAAATCCTTGCTGCATCCCAAACCAAAGGGGCTGATGCTGCAGTACGGCACGGCAGGGTTCCGCACTACGGCAAAAGATTTGGACCATGTGATGTTCCGCATGGGCCTTCTGGCCACACTGAGGTCCAAAAAGACCAAGTCCACAATCGGAGTCATGGTCACTGCCTCTCACAACCCGGAG GAGGACAACGGTGTGAAACTGATTGACCCTATGGGGGAGATGGTAACCCCAGCCTGGGAAGGCTATGCTACACAGCTGGCCAATGCTGAGCAGGAGGCTCTTTGCACTGTACTTAAGGACATCATTGAGAAAGAAGACATCAACATGAGTGAGACAGCTAGCGTCTTCATAGGCAGAGATACCAG GCCAAGCAGTGAAAACCTATCACAGGCTGTTTTGGATGGAATTTCCAGTTTAGGAGGGAACAGTAAAG acTATGGCCTTGTTACCACACCTCAGCTGCATTATATGGTCCGCTGTCGCAATACCAATGGTAGTTATGGTACTGACACATTACAGGGCTACTATCAGAAAATCTCCCAAGCTTTCATTAAACTCATCAAGAAT GCAAAGAATCACACAGATGACCAGAAGAGGCTGCTGGTGGATGGTGCCAATGGGATTGGTGCGCTGAAACTGAGAGAGCTGGAGATATTTCTCGAATCTGCACTGCAGGTGCTGCTATTTAACGATGGCAGCAATGGCAAACTCAACTACATGTGTGGAGCTGACTACGTCAAAGTACAACAGAAATCTCCTAAAG GTATGGGTATGGAGGCAGGCCAGCGTTGCTGTTCATTCGATGGTGATGCGGATCGTATTGTTTACTATTACAATGACTCAGTTGGGTGCTTCCATCTGCTGGATGGAGACAAAATTGCTACTCTTATTAGCACATACCTCAAAGAGCTTCTGACACAG gCAGGGCTAAACCTGCAAATTGCTGTTGTACAAACAGCGTATGCTAATGGAAGCTCCACACTATACTTGGAAGACATCATGAAG GTCACAGTGTGCTGTACAAAGACGGGTGTGAAGCATCTTCACCACGCAGCTCAGAACTTTGATATTGGAGTTTACTTTGAAGCCAATGGGCATGGAACA GTCCTGTTCAGTCAAAAAGCAGAGGAGCAGATCAGGCAGCTAGCCAAAGACACAAATGCGAGTGATGAAAAGAAACATGCAGCAGAGCTTCTAGAAAACACCATCAACCTCATCAACCAG GCTACAGGCGATGCTATTTCAGATATGCTGGTGATTGAAGCTGTGCTGGCTGTAAAAGGAATGACTGTCCAGGAATGGGACAGCATTTACACAGACCTACCCAACCGCCAACTCAAAGTCAAG GTAGCTGACAGGCGTGTGATAGATACGAAAGATGCAGAACGACGTACAGTAACACCAGCAGGATTACAAGATGCCATAGATTCTCTGGTTAAGAAATACACAAAAGCCCGTGCCTTTGTTAGACCCTCGGGTACAGAGGACGTGGTCAGGGTATATGCTGAGGCTGACACACAG GAGAGTGCGGATGGCTTGGCGCATGAAGTGAGTCTGGCTGTATACTGCCTGGCTGGAGGAGTTGGGGAGAAGCCTTAG
- the si:ch73-352p4.8 gene encoding cystine/glutamate transporter: MGGSKREAVAESDKDEGVHLRRRISLLPAVSFIVGTVVGSGIFIAPKGVLMNSGSVGLSLLVWALCGVLSTFGALCYAELGTSFKKSGGHYTYLLETLGPLPAFLRLWAEFIFIRPAVASYVSLAFGRYVVEPIYMPCPAPPALVKLVSILGITFVVAVNCWSVSLASRTQVTLTFIKLFALALIIVPGIMALAKGQTENFQDAFDTKTFTLTKLPLAFYSGLYAYGGWFYLNFVTEEVINPNRNIPLAISLSMITITVCYVLVNVAYYTMMTGDELLMSDAVAVTFASRALQGVASGVPILVSLSCLGALNGGFFGAPRMLFVGAREGQFPAIFSMIHIRRKTPLPAVLLLYPLVIIMVSRGEIFQLINFASFSRWFFIALATLGLLVHRYRFPDHPRPFKVPLILIVTFTVVCFCIVGMSLYSDPWNTGGSCALTLSGVPVYYLTIKRSYIPIRWKKAFNYCSLHLQILLEVAQQEVQTY; encoded by the exons aTGGGGGGATCTAAAAGAGAGGCCGTGGCTGAAAGTGACAAGGATGAAGGAGTTCATCTCAGACGGAGGATCAGTCTGCTGCCTGCTGTCTCCTTCATTGTTGGCACAGTGGTGGGCAGTGGAATCTTCATTGCTCCCAAAGGTGTGCTGATGAACTCAGGCAGCGTAGGGCTGTCGCTGCTGGTGTGGGCACTCTGTGGGGTCCTCTCCACCTTCG GTGCCCTATGCTATGCTGAGTTGGGTACCAGCTTTAAAAAGTCTGGAGGTCATTACACATACTTACTGGAGACCCTTGGTCCACTTCCTGCGTTCCTGAGACTATGGGCTGAGTTCATTTTCATCAG gCCAGCGGTGGCCTCTTATGTGTCACTGGCTTTTGGGCGCTATGTTGTAGAACCCATTTATATGCCATGCCCAGCTCCTCCAGCACTGGTCAAACTGGTCAGCATCTTGGGAATTA caTTTGTGGTGGCGGTGAACTGCTGGAGTGTGTCATTGGCCTCTCGTACTCAGGTGACTCTgaccttcatcaaactcttTGCACTGGCTCTAATCATTGTCCCTGGCATCATGGCTCTCGCTAAAG GACAAACAGAAAACTTCCAGGATGCATTTGACACTAAGACCTTCACCCTGACCAAGCTTCCTCTGGCCTTCTACTCAGGTCTCTATGCATATGGTGGATG gttttatttaaactttgtgaCAGAGGAAGTTATCAATCCAAACAG AAACATACCATTGGCCATCAGTTTGTCCATGATCACGATTACTGTGTGTTATGTCCTGGTTAATGTGGCATACTACACTATGATGACTGGAGACGAGCTGTTGATGTCAGATGCTGTGGCTGTA ACCTTTGCCAGCCGAGCTTTGCAGGGTGTGGCCTCAGGGGTGCCCATACTGGTCTCTTTGTCCTGTCTTGGAGCCCTTAATGGAGGGTTCTTTGGAGCACCAAG gatgCTGTTTGTGGGAGCCAGAGAGGGACAGTTTCCAGCCATTTTTTCCATGATCCACATACGAAGAAAGAcgccactacctgctgtactGCTGCTG TACCCTCTTGTGATCATCATGGTATCAAGAGGAGAGATCTTTCAACTAATCAACTTTGCCTCCTTCTCACGCTGGTTCTTCATTGCCTTGGCGACACTAGGGCTTCTTGTCCACCGTTATCGGTTCCCAGACCACCCAAGACCCTTTAAG GTTCCACTAATTCTGATTGTGACCTTCACAGTGGTGTGTTTCTGCATCGTGGGCATGTCTCTGTATTCTGACCCTTGGAACACAGGGGGCAGTTGTGCTCTAACACTTTCAGGAGTCCCAGTATACTACCTGACAATTAAGCGCTCTTATATACCAATCCGATGGAAGAAAGCCTTTA ATTACTGCAGCCTACACCTTCAGATCCTGCTAGAAGTGGCACAACAAGAAGTTCAGACCTACTGA